The following nucleotide sequence is from Bacteroidota bacterium.
TCATATTATTGACTATTTGAAATCAAATGATTATAAGAGATTTACTGCATTTTCTGCTTTCGCAAGTGAATCAGGAATAATAGGCTTGGCAAAAACAATAAAGGAGGCAAAGAAAAAATATGAAAGTCTGAATATCATTGTTGGTATTGATCAGAAGGGAACTTCCAAAGAAGCTCTTGAAGCCTTGATGATGTTAAAAATTAATTCCTATATATTTTATCAACCAGCATATACCATATTTCACCCAAAAATTTATTTGTTTGAAGGGAACAATTTTTCCCAATTAATTATTGGCTCTTCGAATCTCACATCTCAGGGGCTGTTCACAAACATTGAAACGTCCCTGCTTGTAAGTATTGACAACACGGTTGCAGAAGAAAAGAAGATCATTGAACAATTGAAGGAGTATTTTAAATCTATTTTCGATTTTACTGATCCGAACCTGAAACCTATTTCTGCAGAATTAATCCGGGAGTTAGTTAATAGGAAAAAAGTTCCAACTGAGGTTGAAAGAAAAGAAGCACAGGATAAAATCAAGGATACTGAAAAATCAGATACTTCAACACTCATTTTATCAATTTTCCCTCCAAGAGCTATTGCAAAGATTCCTCGAGAATTCCGAAGTAACAGAAAATTACCTCCGAGTTCGAAAGTAACAAAACCTAGCAATAAATTGAGACCAACAATAGGAAATCTTGTCTGGGTCAGAAGGAAACTCCCTGCTTCTAGTGTTCAAAATGCTGGGACTGGAACCAACCCTACCGGTGGTCTTCGACTTGTTCAGAATGAATTTAAAGTGAATGGGGTAAGAATCGATCAGACTT
It contains:
- a CDS encoding phospholipase D family protein, whose amino-acid sequence is MNIKLLSQGFTTEIINSVGSHIIDYLKSNDYKRFTAFSAFASESGIIGLAKTIKEAKKKYESLNIIVGIDQKGTSKEALEALMMLKINSYIFYQPAYTIFHPKIYLFEGNNFSQLIIGSSNLTSQGLFTNIETSLLVSIDNTVAEEKKIIEQLKEYFKSIFDFTDPNLKPISAELIRELVNRKKVPTEVERKEAQDKIKDTEKSDTSTLILSIFPPRAIAKIPREFRSNRKLPPSSKVTKPSNKLRPTIGNLVWVRRKLPASSVQNAGTGTNPTGGLRLVQNEFKVNGVRIDQTSYFRNILFGNYLWQKTSSTPFVESAIIPFEVTIRGKLLGKIDLTVRHKPSGEAGQHNYTTSISWGILGETIKKASLTGSRLELYSPKGRSKTFQIIII